Below is a genomic region from Pseudomonas sp. JQ170C.
CATGTGAGCAGCCTGGACAATCACGAGTATGCGCAGATGCACTTTCACATCAACCAGGTGCTCGACCACGACCTGGACAACGCCCTGCGCTCGGCCCGTGTGATCGACATCCCGGTTCTGTTCATGAACGGTGAGTGGGACGAATACACCACCATCGATGACGCCCGGCAGTTCAGCCATCACGTGCGCAACAGCCACTTCAGCGAAATCCGCGCGGCCGGCCACTTCCTCGACATGGAACACAAAGCGGCCAGCAACCAGACGCGCGATGCCCTGCTGGGCTTCCTCAAGCCGGCAGCCGTTCGTGAACCTCGTGTCCGCTACCAGTACGGCCAGGAGCACCATGCACTGGCGATCTGAAACCCCTGGTCGGCGGTAGCGCAACCTCCTGCATCAGCGGCCCGTTGGGGCAGAAGGAAGATGCAAGACCTTGCGCTAGCGGCCGCCGACCCCAGCCTTTTTTCCGGGCAAGGCTTCAAATCGCAGTGCGCTTCTGGTACAACGTCTGGCCTGAAAGCGGGTGTCGTATAATGGCATTACTCCAGCTTCCCAAGCTGATAACGAGGGTTCGATTCCCTTCACCCGCTCCAGTTTCCCCAACGTTTCAGCCCACCTGAAACGCAGGCTTCCCAGACGAAGACCTGGCTGCATGTTTCTCCGGCCCAAGGCCAATCCCCTCCCCCGAATCTGCTGACCTTTCAATCCCAGCACGCCCATCCCGGGCCGAACAACGCTGTCTTTTGATCTGGCGCGCTGCTGCGTCGGGCCAAGGTGCGCTTTAATGTCCGGTACTGCGCATTTTCGTCACATCGCGAAACACTCGAAAGGACCCGTTCATGTTTCTCTCTCGCTGGCTCCCGGGCCTTTCCAATCTGCTGCATTACCGCCGCGAATGGTTTCATGCCGATCTGCAGGCTGGCCTGTCGGTGGCGGCCATCCAGATTCCGATTGCCATTGCCTATGCACAGATCGTCGGCCTGCCGCCGCAATACGGCCTGTACGCCTGCATCCTGCCGATGATGGTCTATGCCCTGATCGGCAGTTCGCGGCAGTTGATGGTGGGGCCGGATGCGGCCACCTGCGCCATGGTCGCCGGCGCCATCGCGCCACTGGCCATGGGTGACCCACAGCGGCTGGCGCAGTTGTCGGTGATCATCACGGTGCTGGTGGGCTTGATGCTGATCGGCGCCGGGGTGGCGCGGGCCGGGTTCATCGCGAGCTTCTTCTCCCGGCCCATCCTGATCGGCTACTTGAACGGTATCGGCTTGAGCCTGCTGGCCGGGCAACTGGGCAAGGTGCTGGGGTTTCGGATCGAGGGTGACGGTTTCATCCTGAGCCTGATCAACCTGCTGCAACGCCTGGGCGAGATCAAGTGGCTGACCCTGAGCATCGGCCTTGCCGGGCTGGCCTTGCTGATCTGGCTGCCGCGACGCTACCCGCGCCTGCCCTCGGCGCTGGTGACCGTGGTACTGGCGACCCTGATCGTCGGCTTGTTCGGCCTGGACCGTTACGGGGTGGCGGTGCTTGGCCCCGTGCCGGCAGGTATCCCGCAACTGGCCTGGCCACAAACCAACCTGGCGGAGATGAAGAGCCTGCTGCGTGATGCCCTGGGTATCGCCACGGTGAGTTTTTGCAGTGCCATGCTCACCGCCCGCAGTTTCGCCGCCCGCCATGGCTACGCGATCAACGCCAACCATGAATTCCTCGCCCTCGGGGTGACCAACATCGCCGCCGGGGTCTCCCAGGGCTTTGCCATCAGCGGTGCCGACTCACGCACAGCCGTCAATGACATGGTCGGTGGCAAAAGCCAGCTGGTGGGGATTATCGCCGCCCTAGTGATTGCCGTGATCCTGCTGTTCTTCACCGCGCCCATGGCCTGGATTCCGCAGGCAGCCCTGGGCGCCGTGCTGCTGATGGCCGGCTGGGGCCTGATCGATGTGAAATCCCTGGGGCGGATCTACAAGCTCAGCCGTTTCGAGTTCTGGTTATGCGTGCTCACCACCGTCGGCGTGCTGGGTGTCGGCGTGCTACCGGGCATCATCATCGCCGTGACCCTGGCCATCCTGCGCCTGCTGTACAGCATCTACCAGCCTACCGATGCGGTACTGGGCTGGGTGCCGGGCATCGAAGGTCAGGTCGATATCCGCCGGCACAAGGATGCGCGGACGGTCCAAGGCCTGGTGGTGTATCGCTTCGACGACGCGATCCTGTTCTTCAATGCCGACTACTTCAAGATGCGCCTGCTGGAGGCGGTGCAGCGCGAAGACGAACCACGGGCGGTGCTGTTCGACGCCGAGGCCGTCAGCTCCATTGATGTCAGCGGGATATCGGCATTGCGGGAGGTGCGCGACACGCTCAACGCCCGCGGCATCCACTTCGGCATCGCCCGGGCCCAGGGGCGCTTCCTGCGCATGCTGGTGCGTTCGGGTATTGCCCGGGAGATGGAGGACGGGATGTTGTTCGGCTCGGTGCGCTCGGGGATCCGGGCCTATCGGGTGTGGCGTAACCGGATGCGCAAGGAAGCGGTGGCGCAGTGACCGCGAAACAAACCCGCTCCTGCCGGTAGGAGCGGGCTTGCCCCGCGATACGATCACCCTGGCTGACACACCTTCGGCATCTCCCCCGCCTTGCCGATCAACGCAATCAACCCACACGGCAAGCTCCCCCGCCATTGCAGGTAATCATGCCCGGCCGGGTATTCCACCTGAGTCACCGCGTACCCCTTGGCCAGCAGTACATCGCGCATGTGCCGGTTGGTGTCGAGGATCTTCGGCCCTTCAAACAGGCCGGACTGCAAGTAGAAGCGCAGGGGCTGCTTGGGCGCTTTCACGTATTCGCGGGTCAGCCAGCCCGGCTCTTCACCGTCCCTGCCCCACCAGTACGAGCCTGACATGCTCAGCACATTGCCAAACCACTCCGGGTGCTTCAGGCCCATGTAGGCAGACGCCAACCCGCCATAACTGGAACCCGCCACCACGGTGCGCGAAGCGTCGGCGCGCAGACCACGCGCCTTGGCCCAGGGCATCAGTTCTTCGGCCATGAAGCGGGCGAACTGCGGATTGGGCGGCAGCTCCTGCTGGCGACTGAGATCGCTCGGGTTGGCGATGATCAGCGCGGCAGTTGCGGGGATCAGGCCATCGGCAATCAGGTTGTCGAGCAGGGTCGGGGTCGGCACCTGGCGGGTGTAGGCATGGGCATCGAACAGCACCAGCAGTCCTTGCCCCGGTGCGCCGGCTATCCAGCCGGCCGGGCGATACAGGTACACGTCACGTTCATTACCCAGCAGATGGCTGCCGAGTACCTGACGCTCCACGGTGCCACGGGCCACATCCTGGCGCTCAGCCACCCAGGGCTGCGCCGGCGCATCGGGCAGCTCCAGGCGCGAGCGTGAAAGCCACGGATCACCGCTGCTGTCGGCAAAGGCGTCGGGATTGAGTGGATCGCGGCGGGTGGTGGCCAGTATCACCCGGCGGTCGTTGGACGGTGGCACATCGGCCGCCATCTGGTAGCTCAGGCGCGCGCTGGACGGCACTTCATAGCTGCGAAACCAAACGTCGCTATCGCCCAGGCGCTGCAACTCATCGTGGTTGCCCGAAGGCGCACCGAACACCCGAACGTTGTGCTGGGCACCGCGCCACAGGAACGTCACCAGGCTGTACCCCGGCTTGTCGACCAGGGCTTCGACCAACGGCGTTCCTTGCGCTTCGCGCGCCGCCCAGAACGCCTGCGTACCGAGCCCCTGAAGCAGCTGTTGCTGCAACTGGCGCATCAGCGGACTTTGCAGCGCAGGCCGGGTGACCTTCTGCTCAGCCACACTGACCACCTGACTCAGGCTCAGCGCGTAATCCGCCTTTGGCCGGGTCGCCAAGGGCTCGGCATGCAGACGAAAGTCGCCGCTGGCTGGCGCAATGAACATGAAGTCCCGCGGCTGATCCTGGCCATCGACCAACACCCGCACCGACTGCCCCTGCGCATCGAGCAGGCGCAGGCTGATATCGCCGTCCACCCGTCCGCGCACAAAGTCTCCCTGCTGCAGCCGCAGCGTCCAGTCAGGCTGCTGCGCCTGGGCGACGCTGCCCTTCACCGTCTGCCCGGGCATCAGCGAGGTCGTGGCCACCGCACTGTTCATCGCCAGGGCCAGCAGCAGCCCGCAGCCCCATGGGTTGATTCCATTCATAGCCACCTCAGAAGTCGATGCTGGCGGAGAGTTTCAAGGTGCGCGGTTCGCTCACCGTGGCGTAGCCGTCGTTGAACACCCCGGCCCAGTAGGCACGGTTCTCGACGTTTTCAAGGCTTGCGCGCAGCACCACGTCCTTGCTCAGGATGCGCGTGCTGTAGCGACCGCCCAGGTCGTAGCGGGTCCACTGCGGGATCTTCAGATCGTTGGCGCTATCGAGGTACTGCGAGCTGCTGTGAATGCCCAGGGCCGTCAGGGTCAGGCCCTCGATCCAGGGGGTGTCCCACTCGGCGCCCAGGTTGGCCGACCAGGCCGGCACGCCGCGAGCGGTGTTGCCATCGAAGGTGCCGTTGGCGGTGCGAGTCAGTTCGGCGCGGGTGTAGGTCACGCCGCCGAGCAGGCGCACGGTCGGGGTCAGCGAACCGAACAGGTTCCACTCGACGCCGCGGTTACGCTGCTCGCCATCATCGGTGTACCGATTGCTGGCGCTGTCGAGCATCATGCTCGGCTTCTCGATCTGGAACAGGCTCAAGGTGTGGGTGAAATCGCCCAGGTCCCACTTGACCCCCGCCTCCACCTGCTTGGCCTTGTAGGGGGCGAACTGCTCGCCATAGTTGGCAGCACTCAGGTCGGTGACCATGCCGCCCTGAGTCAGGCCTTCGATGTAGTTGGCGTAGAGCGAGACCGGTGCATCCCAGGGCTTGAGCACAAGGCCCAGGGCAGGTGTCAGGGCACGTTCGTCATAGGCGGGATTGCTCAGCTTCTGGCGTACCCGCTGGGAGCGCACACCCAGGGTCAGCAAGACCCTGTCGTCGGCAAAGCCCAGGGTGTCGGCCAGCGAGAAACTGGACAGTGTGTTGTCGCCGGTCTTGTCGCTGGCGCCGAGATCGCCAGCGATGATCGGCTTGCCGGGGTGATAGATGTTGGTCACGTATTTGGGACTGGTGACCGTGGCGGCTCGGCCGATGTCCTGGTGCAGCAGCGTGGTGCTCAGCACCACCTGGTGATTGACCGTGCCGGTGACGAAGTTGCCCCGTACCCCGGCCTCGGTGGACAGGCTGTGGGTGTACCCGGCCTGGTTGTAGGTTTCGCCGCTGGCATCGCCATTGCTGTTGGTGACGATGACGCGGGTGCCGTTGAGAAAGCCCTTGTAGCGGGTACGGGCGCTGCCGACGCTGGCAAACGCGGTCCAGTCGTCGTTCAGGTCATACTCGCCGCGCAGGATCACCGCCTTGCTGATCTGCTTGGCCGAAATCCCCTTGAGGATGTTGGTGTCCGGCTTGGGCGCCTTGGTCACCGAGCCCAGGCGACTGAAACCCGCCATCATCGGGCTGCCGTTGTCCATTTTCTCGTGGCTTTCGTAGGCATCGAGCTCAACCTTCCAGCCATCGCCGCGGTAGTCCATGCCCAGCGAGGCCAGGGTGCGGTCCTTGGACTGCTCATCGACGCCGGTGTCACCGCTGCCGTACACCCCATTGAAACGAATTCCGAAGCGTTGCTCATCGCCCAGGCGACGCCCCAGGTCAATGTGCTCGGCAACGTAGCCATCGGACACATAGCTGGTCGTCAGGCGCGTCAGCGGCACATCGCCTGCGCGCTTGGGCACCAGGTTGATCACCCCGCCCACCCCGCCATTGGGCGCCATGCCGGTAAGCAGTGCCCCCGGCCCCTTCAGCACTTCGACCCGCTCAAGAAACTCGGTGGGGGTGTGGCCATCCGGCGCCAGGCCGTACAGGCCATTGACGGCGAGCTCGGTGGAGTCGAGCGAGTAGCCGCGGATCATGAAGTTCTCGTAGGTATGGCCTTCACCGGTACTGAAGCGAATCGACGGATCGTTGCGCAACACGGCGCCCACCGTGCCGCTCTGCTGGTTTTCCATGGCCTGGGCGGTGTAGGCAGAGACGTTGAACGGGGTGTCCATGATGTCGCGGTTGCCCAGTATCCCCAGGCGCGCACCACGGGCGACCTGGCCGCCGCTGTAGGCTTCGGGCAGGCCATCGGGAGTGCTGGCGGCGTTGATGTTCAGTTCACCGAGGGTCAGTGCGCCGTTGCTGTCGAGGCTGCGCAGGATGATCACGCCGTTTTCTTCGCTGGCGACCAGGCCGGTATTGGCCAGCAGCCGCTGCAGGGCCTGCTGCAAGGTGAACTCGCCGTGCAGGGCCGGCGCGCTGCGCCCGGCCAGCAACTGGCTGTCGGCGGCAATGGCCACGCCGGCTTCACGGGCCAGGGCGTGGACGGCGCTGTCCAGGGATTGCCCCGGCAGGTTCAGGCTCAGGGTCGGACCGCCAGTGTTCAGCGCCGCAGCCAGGGTAGTTGCCGGCAACAGACTGGCACTCCCCAGCGCACAGGCCAGCACCAGGTGGCGAAGGGTGCCGGGGAAAACCGCAGCGGCTGCCGGGCGGCCAGCCCGGGCGTGGAAAAACGACATGATCTGTCCTTGCAGAGGTGGGTTCGTGGATGAAGACGGGCCACCACGCCGTTACCCCTCAAAACTTTTGGTTCTTCACGGATTGGCGGGAACGTTTGGCTTGGGTGGTGGCGGTGGCGGTGGCGGTGGCGGTGGCGGTGGCGGTGGCGGCGGTGGCGGTGGCGGTGGCGGTGGCGGTGGCGGTGGCGGTGGCGGTGGCGGTGGCGGTGGCGGTGGAGCTTTATCCATTTTGTAGGGTGACGCCACTGGCCCTTCCGCCCTTACGGCGGCTTACTTTTTTTCAGTCGAAAAAAAAAGTAAGCAAACAATTCTTGCCCCACCAGGCCCTACGCTTCGCTTCGGGTCCCCTCGCTACGGTGTCGCTACGGGGCATTGCGAGCTACGACTTGCTTCGCCAAGTCTACGCTTCGCAACTTCGGCTACGGCCGAAGGCGCTTCGCGCTAGCCCCTACACGACACCTCCGCTCGGCCCTTCTGGTTAACGGGGCGGGTGGATCAAGATCAAGAGCACAATTCGCTGCGCTCTTGCTTTTGGACCCCGGTGAATCAGTAGGCACCGCTCTTTTGCTCTTTTGCTCTTTTGCTCTTTTGCTTGTGCTTTGGCGTTTGCTTTTGATCTTGCTTTTGATCTACCTGCCCCGTTAACCAGAAGGGCCGAGCGTAGGTGTCGTGGAGGGGTGAGTGCGAAGCACCTTCGGCGATAGCCGAAGTCGCGAGACGTAGAGTTGCTTGCAACTCGTAGGCCGCGATACCCCGTAACGACACCGGAGTGAGGGGACCCGGAGCGAAGCGCAGGGCCCCTGGTGGGGCGAGAATTTTTTGCTTACTTTTTTTTTTTTCGACTGAAAAAAAGTAAGGCGCCGTAAGGGCGCAAAGGTGACTCAGCGCCGCCTTGGCAAATGGATAAACCCGCAGCACTAAAAGCCACAAACCCACAAACCCACAAACCCACAAAGAACATCAAACCCGTAAATCCGTGAAGAACCAAACTTT
It encodes:
- a CDS encoding SulP family inorganic anion transporter codes for the protein MFLSRWLPGLSNLLHYRREWFHADLQAGLSVAAIQIPIAIAYAQIVGLPPQYGLYACILPMMVYALIGSSRQLMVGPDAATCAMVAGAIAPLAMGDPQRLAQLSVIITVLVGLMLIGAGVARAGFIASFFSRPILIGYLNGIGLSLLAGQLGKVLGFRIEGDGFILSLINLLQRLGEIKWLTLSIGLAGLALLIWLPRRYPRLPSALVTVVLATLIVGLFGLDRYGVAVLGPVPAGIPQLAWPQTNLAEMKSLLRDALGIATVSFCSAMLTARSFAARHGYAINANHEFLALGVTNIAAGVSQGFAISGADSRTAVNDMVGGKSQLVGIIAALVIAVILLFFTAPMAWIPQAALGAVLLMAGWGLIDVKSLGRIYKLSRFEFWLCVLTTVGVLGVGVLPGIIIAVTLAILRLLYSIYQPTDAVLGWVPGIEGQVDIRRHKDARTVQGLVVYRFDDAILFFNADYFKMRLLEAVQREDEPRAVLFDAEAVSSIDVSGISALREVRDTLNARGIHFGIARAQGRFLRMLVRSGIAREMEDGMLFGSVRSGIRAYRVWRNRMRKEAVAQ
- a CDS encoding alpha/beta hydrolase-fold protein gives rise to the protein MNGINPWGCGLLLALAMNSAVATTSLMPGQTVKGSVAQAQQPDWTLRLQQGDFVRGRVDGDISLRLLDAQGQSVRVLVDGQDQPRDFMFIAPASGDFRLHAEPLATRPKADYALSLSQVVSVAEQKVTRPALQSPLMRQLQQQLLQGLGTQAFWAAREAQGTPLVEALVDKPGYSLVTFLWRGAQHNVRVFGAPSGNHDELQRLGDSDVWFRSYEVPSSARLSYQMAADVPPSNDRRVILATTRRDPLNPDAFADSSGDPWLSRSRLELPDAPAQPWVAERQDVARGTVERQVLGSHLLGNERDVYLYRPAGWIAGAPGQGLLVLFDAHAYTRQVPTPTLLDNLIADGLIPATAALIIANPSDLSRQQELPPNPQFARFMAEELMPWAKARGLRADASRTVVAGSSYGGLASAYMGLKHPEWFGNVLSMSGSYWWGRDGEEPGWLTREYVKAPKQPLRFYLQSGLFEGPKILDTNRHMRDVLLAKGYAVTQVEYPAGHDYLQWRGSLPCGLIALIGKAGEMPKVCQPG
- a CDS encoding TonB-dependent receptor, with translation MSFFHARAGRPAAAAVFPGTLRHLVLACALGSASLLPATTLAAALNTGGPTLSLNLPGQSLDSAVHALAREAGVAIAADSQLLAGRSAPALHGEFTLQQALQRLLANTGLVASEENGVIILRSLDSNGALTLGELNINAASTPDGLPEAYSGGQVARGARLGILGNRDIMDTPFNVSAYTAQAMENQQSGTVGAVLRNDPSIRFSTGEGHTYENFMIRGYSLDSTELAVNGLYGLAPDGHTPTEFLERVEVLKGPGALLTGMAPNGGVGGVINLVPKRAGDVPLTRLTTSYVSDGYVAEHIDLGRRLGDEQRFGIRFNGVYGSGDTGVDEQSKDRTLASLGMDYRGDGWKVELDAYESHEKMDNGSPMMAGFSRLGSVTKAPKPDTNILKGISAKQISKAVILRGEYDLNDDWTAFASVGSARTRYKGFLNGTRVIVTNSNGDASGETYNQAGYTHSLSTEAGVRGNFVTGTVNHQVVLSTTLLHQDIGRAATVTSPKYVTNIYHPGKPIIAGDLGASDKTGDNTLSSFSLADTLGFADDRVLLTLGVRSQRVRQKLSNPAYDERALTPALGLVLKPWDAPVSLYANYIEGLTQGGMVTDLSAANYGEQFAPYKAKQVEAGVKWDLGDFTHTLSLFQIEKPSMMLDSASNRYTDDGEQRNRGVEWNLFGSLTPTVRLLGGVTYTRAELTRTANGTFDGNTARGVPAWSANLGAEWDTPWIEGLTLTALGIHSSSQYLDSANDLKIPQWTRYDLGGRYSTRILSKDVVLRASLENVENRAYWAGVFNDGYATVSEPRTLKLSASIDF